Genomic segment of Vibrio celticus:
ACTAATCTACGGCCCACTAATGGAATACATTCAACGCAATGACATCCATGCTCTTTCTATTAAGGCTTTCACGCCGGAAGAGTGGGAACGTGATAAGAAACTGATGTCACTTTAAGGTTTATGATGGAAAAGTTTCGAGTTATTGGATCGGATAAGCCGCTAAGCGGTGAAGTGACGATCTCAGGCGCAAAAAATGCAGCGCTACCTATCTTATTTGCTTCAATTCTTGCTGAAGAGCCAGTAGAAGTAAGTAACGTTCCTCACCTACGTGACATCGATACTACGATGGAACTGCTTAAGCGTTTAGGCGCAAAAGTATCACGCAATGGTAGTGTTCATGTTGATGGCAGCGAAATTAATGAATTTTGTGCGCCTTACGATTTAGTGAAAACAATGCGTGCTTCTATTTGGGCTTTAGGTCCTCTAGTCGCTCGTTTTGGTGAAGGCCAAGTGTCACTTCCAGGCGGTTGTGCAATTGGTGCTCGACCTGTTGATCTGCATATCCACGGCCTAGAGCAACTAGGTGCGACCATTAAGTTGGAAGATGGTTATGTGAAAGCAAGTGTTGATGGCCGTCTGAAAGGCGCGCACATCGTGATGGATAAAGTAAGTGTGGGTGCCACCATTACTATTATGTGTGCAGCAACGCTAGCGGAAGGAACAACAGTACTTGATAACTCAGCGCGTGAGCCTGAGATTGTTGATACGGCTGACTTCCTAAATAAACTGGGTGCTAAAATTTCTGGCGCAGGTACAGATACGATTACTATTGAAGGCGTTGAACGTCTTGGTGGTGGCCAACACTCTGTGGTTGCTGACCGTATTGAAACAGGTACTTTCCTGGTTGCTGCTGCTGTTTCTGGCGGTAAAGTGGTTTGTCGCAACACCAACGCTCATCTTCTTGAAGCTGCCTTAGCGAAGCTTGAAGAAGCGGGTGCGAAGGTTGAAACGGGCGAAGACTGGATCAGCCTTGATATGACAGGTCGTGAGCTGAAAGCGGTGAAAATCGTAACAGCACCTCACCCTGGCTTCCCAACCGACATGCAAGCACAGTTTACTCTGCTTAACATGATGGCGAAGGGCAGTGGTGTTATCACTGAAACTATCTTTGAAAACCGCTTTATGCACATTCCTGAGTTACAGCGAATGGGTGCAAAAGCCGAAATCGAAGGCAACACGGCTATCTGTGGTGAAACGGAAAAACTGAGCGGCGCTCAAGTAATGGCAACGGACCTTCGCGCATCTGCGAGCCTTGTTATTGCTGGCTGTATCGCTCAAGGCGAAACTATCGTTGACCGTATTTATCACATCGATCGTGGCTACGATAAGATTGAAGATAAATTGTCAGCCTTAGGCGCAAACATTACACGATTTCGTGAGTCGAGCTAACCTAGGTTAGTGGATTCATGAATCAGTAAGATGAAAACATAAAAGTCGGAACCTTGGTTTCGGCTTTTTTATAGTTGTATTTACCGCAAGTAAATCTATTGATCACTTTTGCACGAATAGATGAATCAACTTGGCGGTCGGTGAGGAACAAAATGATAGCAATATTACGTATTTTCGCAGTGGCGATATTTGCGATTCTTATGTTTGTATTTGGTTGTGGTTACTGCCTATTAAGTCCACGCAATCCAAAACACGTATTTACCTTTGGCCGTTATTTCGGTCGAATGTCGAAGATCTTCGGCATGAAGTTAGAGCTTCGCATCCCAGAAGATGCCTACTCTCGCGGGCAACATGTTTATGTAGCGAACCACCAAAACAGCTGGGATCTATTCACGATTTCATCAGCGGTAACGCCAAAAGTGGTGACGGTTGGTAAGAAAAGCCTAGTGTGGATGCCTCTATTTGGTCAGCTTTACTGGTTGACGGGTAACATCCTAATTGACCGTGCTAACCGCAGCAAAGCGGTAGGTACGATTGATCAGGTGGTGACGAGTCTAAAAGAGAGCGATGTTTCAGTTTGGATGTTCCCTGAGGGCACTCGTTCTCGTGGTCGTGGTCTGCTGCCATTCAAAACAGGTGCATTCCATGCTGCGATTGGTGCTGGCTTGCCTATCATCCCTATCGTGTGTAGCTCAACAGGTGGCGTGAAGCTAAACCGTTGGAACAATGGTCACGTGATTGTTGAAATGCTGCCACCAATCAGCACTGAAGGTTACGACAAGTCTAATGTTCGTGAACTGGCTAACCTAGCTCGTGAGCAGATGGCTGCTAAGCTTGAAGAGTTAGACAAAGAAGTGGTTGAGCTTAACAAGAAGTAATTATCTAAGCGAAACGATGAACAATAAAAAAGGTTGCCAACTGGGCAACCTTTTTTGTATCTAATAAACACTCAGCATTACGCTAAGTCGTTTACTAGAAACCGTTTATTCTAGAGAGAAAAACCTATTTGCGAACCGCAATAGCTTCGATCTCGATACCAACATCTTTTGGTAGACGAGCTACTTCAACACATGAACGTGCAGGGTAGTTTGCAACGCCGTGCTCATCGAAGAATTTACCGTAAACTTCGTTTACTGTGCCGAAGTCGTTTAGGTCTTTAACGAATACCGTTAGTTTTACGATGTCTTTTACAGTCAGGCCTGAAGCTTCAACAACCGCTTGAACATTGTCTAGAGATTGGCGAGCTTGCTCTGCGATATCAGCAGATACTTCACCAGTTGCTGGATTTACTGGGATTTGACCAGAAGTCAGTACCATGTTGCCAAGGTCAACGCCTTGTACGTATGGGCCGATTGCAGCTGGAGCAGATTCTGTGTGAAGTACTTTAGTCATTGGTTTATTCCATCAGTTATTAGATAAAAATCAATTTTCAGTGTGCCTTCAAACTTTGGATAGGTAAAGCGCAAAATACCCCGCACAGGCGAGGTATTTGATAGTTTTTACATTCGGTCTGCTTTGCCGTATGACGTTATCTTTCTGTCACGATCTCACGAGAGAAGACTTTTTCGCAATACTTACACTTCAAGCGAATATCTTCTTTCTTTTCAAAGATCTTAAAGCTGCTTTCAACCGGTTCATTGTGAGTAATACAGTTGGTATTTGGACACTCGAACACATCGTTGATTTGCTCAGGAAGTTCTAGTGGTAGCTTCTTAACCACTTCGTAATCTTCGATTTGATTCACGGTTGCGTGAGGCGCATAAAGAGCCAGCTTGCTCGCCTGTTCTTCTGTGATAAACACATTCTCAATCTTGAGCAGGTCTTTTCCGCCTAGTGCAGAAGACGGTAGATTCAGGCCAATCGTCACGCGCTGATGAGAATTGTGCATGTCGAACA
This window contains:
- the murA gene encoding UDP-N-acetylglucosamine 1-carboxyvinyltransferase; this encodes MEKFRVIGSDKPLSGEVTISGAKNAALPILFASILAEEPVEVSNVPHLRDIDTTMELLKRLGAKVSRNGSVHVDGSEINEFCAPYDLVKTMRASIWALGPLVARFGEGQVSLPGGCAIGARPVDLHIHGLEQLGATIKLEDGYVKASVDGRLKGAHIVMDKVSVGATITIMCAATLAEGTTVLDNSAREPEIVDTADFLNKLGAKISGAGTDTITIEGVERLGGGQHSVVADRIETGTFLVAAAVSGGKVVCRNTNAHLLEAALAKLEEAGAKVETGEDWISLDMTGRELKAVKIVTAPHPGFPTDMQAQFTLLNMMAKGSGVITETIFENRFMHIPELQRMGAKAEIEGNTAICGETEKLSGAQVMATDLRASASLVIAGCIAQGETIVDRIYHIDRGYDKIEDKLSALGANITRFRESS
- a CDS encoding 1-acylglycerol-3-phosphate O-acyltransferase; the protein is MIAILRIFAVAIFAILMFVFGCGYCLLSPRNPKHVFTFGRYFGRMSKIFGMKLELRIPEDAYSRGQHVYVANHQNSWDLFTISSAVTPKVVTVGKKSLVWMPLFGQLYWLTGNILIDRANRSKAVGTIDQVVTSLKESDVSVWMFPEGTRSRGRGLLPFKTGAFHAAIGAGLPIIPIVCSSTGGVKLNRWNNGHVIVEMLPPISTEGYDKSNVRELANLAREQMAAKLEELDKEVVELNKK
- a CDS encoding RidA family protein produces the protein MTKVLHTESAPAAIGPYVQGVDLGNMVLTSGQIPVNPATGEVSADIAEQARQSLDNVQAVVEASGLTVKDIVKLTVFVKDLNDFGTVNEVYGKFFDEHGVANYPARSCVEVARLPKDVGIEIEAIAVRK
- the pyrI gene encoding aspartate carbamoyltransferase regulatory subunit codes for the protein MSKETQLKVEAIRNGTVIDHIPANIGIKVLKLFDMHNSHQRVTIGLNLPSSALGGKDLLKIENVFITEEQASKLALYAPHATVNQIEDYEVVKKLPLELPEQINDVFECPNTNCITHNEPVESSFKIFEKKEDIRLKCKYCEKVFSREIVTER